In Macaca thibetana thibetana isolate TM-01 chromosome Y, ASM2454274v1, whole genome shotgun sequence, one genomic interval encodes:
- the LOC126947212 gene encoding uncharacterized protein LOC126947212: protein METRDSVRKRTPKDGRPLTKTKGVKLFQSPREPAASESKKMKPNMKFLWRIIALYNIVTVYAGFGDPRKAKELLRKQYGQPCDCRGGQISEPPSDRITQVTCTGKTAYLMPNQLWKCKSTPRDTSPSGPLLECPCSSFQSSVHSSCYTSYQQRKSGNRTYYTATLLKTQTGGINDVQVLGSTNKLVQSPCNGQKGKPVCWSTTAPIHISDGGGPLDIARIKTVQKKLEEIHKAPYPELQYHPFALPELRDNFTLDAQTFDILNATYNLLQIWRSSCFFFIHFSHARENYYLTAQAQHDVRPEKLKPIWPRPPQ from the exons ATGGAAACTAGGGACTCCGTGAGGAAGAGGACACCAAAGGACGGTCGCCCGCTAACAAAGACAAAAGGAGTCAAACTCTTCCAATCACCGCGGGAACCTGCCGCGTCAGAATCGAAG aaaatgaagcctaacatgaaattcctttggagaataatcgctctatataacatagtgacagtctatgcaggttttggtgaccctcgtaaggcaaaagaattattacgaaaacaatacggccagccttgtgactgcagagggggacaaatatctgaacctccgtcagatagaatcacccaggtgacctgcacgggcaagacagcttacctaatgccaaaccagttatggaaatgtaagtctaccccaagagatacctcacctagcgggccgctcctagaatgcccttgtagctctttccaatcttctgtacatagttcctgttatacctcctatcaacaacgcaaatcaggcaatagaacatattatacggccacgttactaaaaacacaaactggaggcatcaatgacgtacaagtattaggatccactaataaacttgtacaatctccttgtaacggccaaaaaggaaagcctgtttgttggagcactaccgcccccattcacatttctgatggaggaggcccatTAGATATTGCAAGAATCAAAACcgtccagaaaaaattagaagaaattcataaagctcCATATCCTGAACTTCAATATCACCCTTTCGCCCTGCCTGagcttagagataattttacGCTTGATGCCCAAACCTTCGATATCCTCAATGCTACatacaatttacttcaaat atggcgctcttcctgcttctttttcattcatttttcccatGCCCGCGAAAATTACTACCTGACAgcgcaggcgcaacatgacgtccgaccggaGAAACTGAAACCTATCTGGCCACGCCCTCCGCAATGa